Part of the candidate division WOR-3 bacterium genome is shown below.
CAAGAAGTTATGAAATTGAGGAAATCCTCGAAAAGGGAGGAGCTTTTGTCTTTTTTGAAAGAAAAGAAGAAAAGGTAAAGGAAGAAACAGAAAATAAAGAAACAAAACTTGAAGAAACTCCTTATGAAATCTTTTTACTTGAAATAGAAAATTTTAATAAACTTATTTATACTATTTTCAAAGAAAAAAGTAAAATTGAGGATAAAAATATTTACTTAAAAATAAAAGAGGGTATAGAAAGAGAAATAATAGAAAAGGAAAAGGAAAAACTTGAAGAAATGATAAAAAGAATTTTTGGTGAGAATTTTGAATTAAAAATTGAAGTTGAAAAGAAAGAAAAAGAGAAAACACAAGATCTTGATATAATTAAAAAATTAGAAAATGAGTTTTCCCTTTCTCTTTTAAAGGAGGAAGAAAAATGAAAGTAACTGTTTTAAATATAGAAGGTCTAAAGTTTAAGGGGATAAATGAAAAAGGAGAGGTAATAATCCTTGACTCAAAGGAATCAGGTCCTTCACCCATGGAAACCCTTCTAATTGCTCTTGGGGGTTGCACTGGAATGGATGTGGTTTCAATACTTAAAAAGATGAAAGTTAATTACACTTACTTTGGAATGGAAATTGAAGGAATAAGGAGAAATGAACATCCACGCGTTTTTGAAAAAATAAACTTAAAGTATTTTTTTAAAGGTGAAAACCTGGATTTAAAAAAAATAAAAAAGGCAATAGAACTTTCTCTTTCCAAATACTGTTCTGTAGCGAATATGCTGAATAAAGTTTCAGAAATAAATTATAAAATAGAAATAATATGAATAACCCCACTTTAACTCTTCTTTGGATTTTTTTCGGTTTCCTTTTTCTGCTTTTAACATTTATATCCTGTTCAAAAAAATGGGGCGTTTTTTCTTTCTATTCATTAATTTGTGCCTATTTTCAGTTTTATGATTTCAACATACTTTTAAATGTTATAATCTTTTTTTCACTTTCACTTATCACTATTTTTTTACTTAGGAAAGAACTATAAAATTTTATTTACTGTTTTTGTGAATAAGAGAAATCGCTGAGGATAAGGCTGTTGATGTAACAAACCCAAGATTTAAAATAATTCTTGAAAAAAGGTTTATAGAATTATGTTTTTTAAAAAATTTAAAAATTGATTTTCTTAAATAATGTTCAGATTTTAAGCCTAAATATCTCCTTGAACCACCATGAAAGTGCACAATTCTTATATCAGGAGCAAAAAATATTTTATATCCCTTTTCCTTCACTCTTAAACATAGGTCAATATCTTCTGCAAAAAGAAAAAAGCTTTTATCAAATCCTCCTACTAAATTAAAAATTTCTCTTCTTATGCTCATAAAAGCACCAACAACTCCCTCTACCTCACAGGCTTTATTTTCTTTTTCTAAATCAAGATAAAGAAACTCTCTTGTTACAGGATTATTTTTAAAGATAAAAGAACCAATTGACTTTCTTCCAAACAAAAGATACTTAAACCTGGGATACCTCCTACAACTGGGTTGAAAACTTCCATCAGGATATTCAAATCTTGGACCTAAAATTCCTAATTTTTCTTCTTTTTTAAAATATTCTTCAATTTTTTCAAAGGTTCCTTTTGGAATAACTACATCTGCATTTGAAAAAACAAGTATCTCTCCTTTTGCATATTTAGATCCAAGATTACATCCCCCTCCATAGCCAAGATTTTTTTTGCTTTCAATATATTTAAACTCAGGGAAAAAATTTTTTGCCTTTTCCAGAGAATTATCTGTTGAATTATTATCAACCACAATAACTTCACTTTCAAAATTCTTAACATTTTGAAAATTTAATTTTATGGAACGTAAAGTGTAAGGAAGATATTCCCCGCTATTAAAATTAACTACAATTACTGAAAATTTCACTTCTCTTCCTTATGTTTTACCTCTTTAATTTTTTCCATCTTTTCATCCATGAGACACTTACCGTTGAATATAACACCATCCTCTACAATAAGTCCCTTACAGTAAAGTTCACCATCAAATCTTGCACTCTTTTCCAGGTGAGCTTTTCCCTCGACAGTTAATTTACCTGAAAAAATCCCCCCAATTTTTACATTTTTTGCCTTAGCTTCTTGCACTCTAACTTTTCCACTCAATCCTATAATCAATATATCCTTTGTCTCAATGTTTCCTTCAAATTCTCCGTCAATCCTTATTCCTCCTCTTGCTTTTATTTCACCTTTTAGATATGTAGTTTCACCTATATGGGTATCTACCTGTGGTGTTGGTTCTTTATTCATCTTTTATTCTAATTTTTTAAGGAATTGAACCTATTTTGACTTCTTCAAATTTCGAAAGTTCTTCAAGAATCAAATTTTTTATTTCTTCCATCCTTTCAGGAGTTTTACCTTCAAATCTTAAAACAAGAACAGGTTGAGTATTAGAAGCTCTCACAAGACCAAAACCATCAGAAAAATTTATTCTAACTCCATCAATATCCATTATTTTATACTTTTTAGAAAATTTCTTTTTAAGTTTTTCAACAACTTTAAACTTGAACTCATCAGGACAATCAACTCTTATTTCCGGTGTTGAATAATAGTAAGGTATTTCATCAACAAGTTCTGAAACCTTTTTTCCAAAAGTGTCAAGCACCTCTATAAATCTTAAGGAAGCATAAATTGCATCATCAAATCCAAAAAATCTATCATTGAAGAAAAGGTGTCCTGACATCTCACCGGCAAGGGGAGCATTTTCCTCCCTTAATTTTGCCTTTATCAGAGAATGTCCTGTTTTCCAGATAAGAGGTTCTCCACCTAAATTTTTTATATACTCATAAACTCCCTGAGAACATTTAACATCAAATATAATTTTACTGCCTCTTCTTTCCTCAAGAACCTTCTTTGAAAGAATAGCAAGTATTTTATCTCCATAAATTATTCTTAATTTCTCATCAATAACTCCGAATCTATCACCGTCACCATCAAAACCAAAACCTGCTGTAAAATTCTTTTCCTCTCTCATAAAGTTTTTAAGATCTTCCATATACTTTTCCACAGTAGGGTCAGGAAGATGATTTGGAAAATTACCATCCGGTTCCATATAAATTCCCTTAAAACTTATTTTAAATTCCTTATAGAGCTTTTCAATCACAGGTCCACAAGTTCCGTTACCAGGGTCAACGAGAATTCTATATTTCTCAGGATCCCATATTCTCACTCTTTCCTTTATTTCCTTAATGTATTCATAAACTATATCCTCTCTTATCCATCTTTTACCATGGCCCTCTGAATATTCTCCCTTTTCAATTATTTCTCTTATTTTTTGAATTTCCTTACCATAAATTGTTTCTTTTCCACACATTATTTTTATACCATTGAATTCCTTTGGATTATGACTTCCAGTAATTTCAATTCCACCATCAAGACCGAATTTAAAAACTGAAAAATATAAGAGGGGAGTTGGAACCATACCTATGTCTATGACATTTAAACCAGACTTCAAAAAAGCATCAAGAAGAACTTCACTTATCCTTGGAGAGGAAAGTCTTGCATCCCTTCCAAGAGATATGGTTTTACCACCTTTAGAGATTAAATAACTTGCAATAGCCTTACCTATGTGCCAGACATTTTCATCTATCAAATCTTCATCAGCAATACCTCTTATATCATATTCCCGGAAAATGAAGGGATTTATCTTCATAGATTTATTTTAAAATAAAAAACCATAAAAAGAAAAATTAAAAAGAGTTTATGTTAAAATATTAATAATGGAAAAAATACTTGTAATTGGAAGCGGTGCAAGGGAACATGCTCTTTCTTATTCACTTATTAAAAAGGGACACGATGTATATGTGATTCCTGGAAATGATGGAATGAAAGAAGGTATTAAAATTTTTCCTGAAATTAAAATTGACTTTGAAAAAATTAAAGATTTTTTGAAAAGAGAAAAAATAAAATATGTTTTAGTTGGACCTGAAGAGCCTCTTGTAAAGGGTATCAAGGATTATCTCAAAGATACTGCCTTTGTATATGGACCATCCAAAAAAGAAGCACTCTTAGAAGGGGAAAAAACTTTTGCCAAAGAATTTATGGCTGAATACGGAATACCTACTGCTAATTTTGAAATTTTTGATGAATCCTCCAAAGCACATAAGTATATTGAAAAAAGGAAAGCACCACTTGTAGTAAAAGCAAGTGGTCTTGCACTTGGAAAAGGAAGCATTGTATGTAAAAATGAAAAAGAGGCCCATGAAGCAGTTAAAAAAATTATGGAGGAAAAAGTTTTCGGAGAAGCAGGAAATTTATGTGTAATAGAGGATTTTCTTGAAGGAATTGAAATTTCTCTTATTATTTCAGTTAGCGGTGATGAATATTTAAGTTTTATTCCTTCCCAGGATCACAAGAGAATATTTGATAATGACGAGGGTCCAAATACAGGTGGTATGGGAGCATATGCACCTTGCCCCTTTGTGAAAGAGTCTCTATTAGAAGAAATTGAAGAAAAGATTATTAAAAGAACTATTAAGGGAATGGTAAATAGGGGATTTGAATATCAGGGCTTTCTTTATTTTGGACTTATGCTTACAGAAAAAGGTCCTTAT
Proteins encoded:
- a CDS encoding OsmC family protein, with the protein product MKVTVLNIEGLKFKGINEKGEVIILDSKESGPSPMETLLIALGGCTGMDVVSILKKMKVNYTYFGMEIEGIRRNEHPRVFEKINLKYFFKGENLDLKKIKKAIELSLSKYCSVANMLNKVSEINYKIEII
- a CDS encoding glycosyltransferase family 2 protein — encoded protein: MKFSVIVVNFNSGEYLPYTLRSIKLNFQNVKNFESEVIVVDNNSTDNSLEKAKNFFPEFKYIESKKNLGYGGGCNLGSKYAKGEILVFSNADVVIPKGTFEKIEEYFKKEEKLGILGPRFEYPDGSFQPSCRRYPRFKYLLFGRKSIGSFIFKNNPVTREFLYLDLEKENKACEVEGVVGAFMSIRREIFNLVGGFDKSFFLFAEDIDLCLRVKEKGYKIFFAPDIRIVHFHGGSRRYLGLKSEHYLRKSIFKFFKKHNSINLFSRIILNLGFVTSTALSSAISLIHKNSK
- a CDS encoding polymer-forming cytoskeletal protein produces the protein MNKEPTPQVDTHIGETTYLKGEIKARGGIRIDGEFEGNIETKDILIIGLSGKVRVQEAKAKNVKIGGIFSGKLTVEGKAHLEKSARFDGELYCKGLIVEDGVIFNGKCLMDEKMEKIKEVKHKEEK
- a CDS encoding phosphomannomutase/phosphoglucomutase, with product MKINPFIFREYDIRGIADEDLIDENVWHIGKAIASYLISKGGKTISLGRDARLSSPRISEVLLDAFLKSGLNVIDIGMVPTPLLYFSVFKFGLDGGIEITGSHNPKEFNGIKIMCGKETIYGKEIQKIREIIEKGEYSEGHGKRWIREDIVYEYIKEIKERVRIWDPEKYRILVDPGNGTCGPVIEKLYKEFKISFKGIYMEPDGNFPNHLPDPTVEKYMEDLKNFMREEKNFTAGFGFDGDGDRFGVIDEKLRIIYGDKILAILSKKVLEERRGSKIIFDVKCSQGVYEYIKNLGGEPLIWKTGHSLIKAKLREENAPLAGEMSGHLFFNDRFFGFDDAIYASLRFIEVLDTFGKKVSELVDEIPYYYSTPEIRVDCPDEFKFKVVEKLKKKFSKKYKIMDIDGVRINFSDGFGLVRASNTQPVLVLRFEGKTPERMEEIKNLILEELSKFEEVKIGSIP
- the purD gene encoding phosphoribosylamine--glycine ligase; its protein translation is MEKILVIGSGAREHALSYSLIKKGHDVYVIPGNDGMKEGIKIFPEIKIDFEKIKDFLKREKIKYVLVGPEEPLVKGIKDYLKDTAFVYGPSKKEALLEGEKTFAKEFMAEYGIPTANFEIFDESSKAHKYIEKRKAPLVVKASGLALGKGSIVCKNEKEAHEAVKKIMEEKVFGEAGNLCVIEDFLEGIEISLIISVSGDEYLSFIPSQDHKRIFDNDEGPNTGGMGAYAPCPFVKESLLEEIEEKIIKRTIKGMVNRGFEYQGFLYFGLMLTEKGPYVLEYNVRMGDPEGEVLLYLLDTDLFEIMELTRKFKIGKLKKLKFREGYATYVVLASKGYPGEYEKGKLIEGWEKVDSEDRKVFFAGVKEIDGKLYTNGGRVMGVLGYGKNLLESIEKAYEGVNFVNFEGMHYRKDIGKKGLIPF